In Phragmitibacter flavus, a single genomic region encodes these proteins:
- a CDS encoding sensor histidine kinase: protein MSSPPDRPVEGMKLSPLPTPAWMSIAILVCIILMVGACFYGLSIATLKGSWALTIPDTDIVRAAYLPDEFPQVTHTLEEVIVLDSTGIFVPLPPSKKADQLNQKAHNQRWFRLDFTNPTDRFQHGVFDLIRRVYDDAVLYQRETDGTWTSSKAGPPWPQQGLEYPLRWHAFNVTLMPGETKRAYLLVTDYHRMPSKFLWWPMLDHYLSWERFFYAAFACYSFTWLTVAAHGYFRFALHRQPEQWHFFMFVFLHGLGTMLGRNALSLHLPFSPLPIAEILAGVLICASVPFLFQFIRALLSTKRTDPSIDRLLQLNAKIWMFIPLTPVAGFFPTILPIFMFILGVFGWLGFFLLMTAAARNWRRGGALGLFFVLACVPYGAGLSVYHILEHDSVAWVDQRCLFVLIGNALSLILLSFCLIYRSRLTREEHYLLHINYSTDLEADVLRRTQELQQLSEQLKNAVQDRDRVLAIIGHDLRGPAISLDSLARLIKYDPTFQQNEITDWAAKVSQACRLQLDLLTNLLTWGRSQLERQQTKNKSVNLSSSLLLAWNDLRENADRKRITLNHSIPTDLHAKVPHSLPQVILRNLLGNAIKYSHPGSTIDVTAWRSDDDQTITVTIRDHGVGIPPDRLKALFAGPGTSTEGTSGESGIGVGLTLCHDLIRAADGQLIVESPEEGGTRVTVTFPTGPLPDKS from the coding sequence ATGAGCTCCCCGCCTGACCGGCCTGTGGAAGGCATGAAATTGTCACCGCTGCCTACGCCGGCGTGGATGTCCATTGCCATTCTGGTGTGCATCATTCTCATGGTTGGCGCCTGTTTTTACGGCCTTTCCATCGCCACCCTGAAGGGTAGCTGGGCTCTCACCATTCCTGACACCGATATTGTCCGCGCCGCCTACCTTCCCGACGAGTTCCCGCAGGTCACGCACACGTTGGAGGAAGTCATTGTGCTGGACTCCACCGGCATCTTCGTGCCGTTGCCTCCCTCAAAAAAGGCAGACCAGCTCAATCAAAAAGCTCACAATCAACGCTGGTTTCGACTCGATTTCACCAATCCCACCGACCGCTTTCAGCACGGCGTTTTTGATCTCATCCGCCGTGTGTATGACGATGCCGTCCTTTACCAACGCGAAACCGACGGAACCTGGACCTCCTCGAAGGCAGGTCCGCCATGGCCGCAGCAGGGGCTTGAGTATCCGCTCCGTTGGCATGCGTTCAACGTCACCCTCATGCCGGGAGAGACCAAGCGGGCTTATCTCCTCGTCACCGACTACCATCGCATGCCCTCCAAGTTTCTCTGGTGGCCCATGCTTGACCACTACCTCAGCTGGGAGCGTTTTTTCTACGCCGCCTTCGCCTGCTACTCCTTCACCTGGCTCACCGTCGCTGCACATGGTTATTTCCGCTTCGCCCTTCATCGACAGCCCGAACAATGGCATTTTTTCATGTTCGTCTTCCTCCATGGGCTCGGCACCATGCTTGGTCGCAACGCCCTCAGCCTGCACCTCCCTTTCAGCCCCCTCCCCATCGCCGAAATCCTCGCTGGCGTTCTCATCTGCGCCTCCGTCCCTTTCCTTTTCCAGTTCATCCGCGCCCTGCTGTCTACCAAACGCACCGATCCCTCCATCGACCGGCTCCTGCAGCTCAATGCGAAAATCTGGATGTTCATTCCCCTCACGCCAGTGGCGGGATTTTTTCCAACCATCCTTCCGATATTCATGTTCATCCTGGGAGTCTTTGGATGGCTGGGATTCTTTCTCCTGATGACGGCTGCCGCCCGAAATTGGCGACGCGGCGGTGCCCTCGGTCTCTTCTTCGTCCTCGCCTGCGTGCCCTACGGTGCGGGGCTCAGCGTCTACCACATCCTCGAGCATGATTCCGTCGCCTGGGTCGACCAGCGGTGCCTTTTCGTCCTCATCGGCAACGCGCTCAGCCTCATCCTCCTCTCCTTCTGCCTCATCTATCGCAGCCGCCTCACCCGCGAAGAACACTACTTGCTCCACATCAACTACTCCACCGACCTCGAAGCCGACGTCCTTCGCCGCACCCAGGAACTGCAACAACTCAGCGAACAACTCAAAAACGCCGTCCAGGATCGCGACCGCGTCCTCGCCATCATCGGCCATGACCTTCGTGGACCCGCCATCTCCCTCGACTCCCTCGCCCGCCTCATCAAATACGACCCCACCTTCCAACAAAACGAAATCACCGACTGGGCAGCCAAAGTCAGCCAGGCTTGCCGCCTCCAGCTCGACCTGCTCACCAACCTCCTCACCTGGGGCCGATCCCAACTCGAGCGCCAGCAGACCAAAAACAAGAGCGTCAACCTAAGTTCCTCGCTGCTCCTCGCCTGGAATGACCTCAGGGAAAATGCCGACCGGAAACGCATCACCCTCAACCATTCCATTCCAACCGATCTGCACGCAAAAGTCCCCCACTCACTCCCTCAGGTGATTCTTCGCAATCTCCTTGGCAACGCCATCAAATACTCCCACCCGGGTTCGACCATCGATGTCACGGCCTGGAGATCCGACGATGACCAAACCATCACCGTCACCATCCGCGATCACGGCGTCGGCATTCCACCCGACCGCCTGAAAGCCTTGTTCGCAGGGCCAGGAACCAGCACCGAAGGCACCTCTGGTGAATCTGGCATCGGCGTCGGACTCACCCTCTGCCACGACCTCATCCGCGCAGCTGATGGCCAGCTCATCGTTGAAAGCCCGGAAGAAGGCGGCACCCGAGTGACCGTCACATTCCCGACGGGGCCGCTGCCGGACAAGTCTTGA
- a CDS encoding choice-of-anchor K domain-containing protein: protein MKPNPSSPNQTLRPAIAPKSRLTRNAVKASLLLAWITAVGTASAQATPTTSAFTGSVQGEFQNPAGPSGMVSSIYDGGSSFMWGTADEHSHPSKLEFNGFDFNEISPETYFTLGDLYYKNGTIIAGTEAESVDLMLEFSFVNPAGLPDQNTVFTQILTNTTNTGDPYADADIIVLGNTSAPLNFQDAMGNSYSLQLGFGTVSGDGFSSIDQFHVKEGKSATAHLVGKFTVTPPVVPVPEPSGALLVLTAGALCIFRRRR from the coding sequence ATGAAACCCAATCCCTCTTCCCCCAACCAAACTCTTCGTCCGGCCATCGCCCCCAAGTCCCGTCTGACCAGAAATGCCGTCAAGGCATCCCTCTTGCTCGCTTGGATCACGGCCGTTGGCACTGCCTCCGCCCAAGCCACCCCCACAACATCAGCCTTCACGGGTTCGGTGCAAGGCGAATTCCAAAATCCCGCTGGTCCCAGTGGCATGGTCTCGTCCATTTATGATGGCGGCTCAAGCTTCATGTGGGGAACCGCTGACGAACACAGCCACCCCTCGAAATTGGAATTCAACGGTTTTGATTTCAACGAGATCTCACCCGAGACCTATTTCACCCTCGGTGACCTTTACTACAAAAACGGCACCATCATCGCCGGCACTGAAGCTGAGTCGGTCGACCTCATGCTGGAGTTTTCGTTCGTCAATCCGGCGGGCCTGCCAGACCAGAACACGGTGTTCACCCAAATCCTGACCAACACCACCAACACCGGCGATCCCTACGCCGATGCCGACATCATTGTGCTGGGCAACACCTCCGCCCCGCTCAACTTTCAGGATGCCATGGGCAATTCGTATTCCCTGCAACTTGGCTTTGGAACGGTCTCTGGAGACGGATTTAGCAGCATTGACCAGTTTCATGTGAAAGAGGGCAAATCTGCCACTGCACACCTCGTCGGCAAATTCACTGTGACCCCTCCGGTGGTCCCTGTTCCTGAACCCAGCGGCGCACTGCTGGTCCTCACCGCAGGTGCCCTGTGCATCTTCCGCCGTCGTCGCTGA
- a CDS encoding response regulator transcription factor — protein sequence MFSENPSMSLKIDSHLNRSDVTSSIKQKFVMILDDDELFRRLTESQLRRQGYQVSAFERSEELLQTRPPGRLGCVIMDLKLPGINGRQAFRELIAAKWQLPIIFVSAFATIPTVVDLMKSGAVDFLEKPVEDVRLLRSVERAMRLAELGMKRQTEAQSAMRSVRSLTEREKEVLTQVVSGRMNKQIACELGISERTVKAHRANIMEKVGVDSVARLVPVALQAGIMPLPMPD from the coding sequence GTGTTTTCAGAAAATCCCTCTATGTCCTTAAAGATAGACAGCCATCTAAACCGCTCCGACGTCACCTCCTCAATCAAACAGAAATTCGTCATGATTCTTGACGATGATGAGTTATTTAGGAGGCTAACCGAGTCTCAATTGAGAAGGCAGGGTTATCAGGTGAGTGCGTTTGAGAGGTCGGAAGAGCTTTTGCAGACACGGCCGCCTGGGCGCCTCGGGTGCGTTATCATGGATTTGAAGTTGCCTGGAATCAACGGCAGGCAGGCATTTCGCGAGTTGATCGCCGCCAAGTGGCAGCTGCCGATCATTTTTGTCTCCGCTTTTGCCACCATTCCTACCGTGGTTGATTTGATGAAAAGCGGAGCGGTAGATTTTTTAGAAAAACCTGTGGAGGACGTCCGACTGCTGCGTTCGGTGGAGCGCGCGATGCGGTTGGCTGAATTGGGAATGAAGCGTCAGACGGAGGCTCAATCGGCGATGCGGTCGGTGAGGTCGTTGACGGAGCGTGAAAAGGAAGTGCTTACACAGGTGGTTTCGGGAAGGATGAACAAGCAGATTGCTTGTGAACTGGGGATCAGCGAACGAACCGTGAAGGCGCATCGAGCGAACATCATGGAAAAAGTGGGGGTCGACTCGGTGGCCCGGTTGGTGCCCGTGGCCCTGCAGGCGGGGATTATGCCATTGCCGATGCCGGATTGA
- a CDS encoding glutamine synthetase beta-grasp domain-containing protein produces MAKYKLEYLWLDGYTPVPNLRGKTQIKEFADFPTLEQLPYWGFDGSSTQQAEGKSSDCVLKPVAVYPDSTRINGVLVMCEVMMPDKVTPHPTNFRATILDDPGAWFGFEQEYFFYQDGKPIGFPEFGYPAPQGPYYTGVGFSNVGSVARQIVEEHLDICLNAGINHEGINAEVAKGQWEFQIFGKGSKKCADEMWVARYILQRLCEKYEIDIEYHCKPLGATDWNGSGMHANFSTEYLRTVGGKEYFEKLMAAFEKYKDEHIAVYGPDNHMRLTGLHETQSIDKFSYGIADRGASIRVPHSFVNDGYKGYLEDRRPNSQGDPYAIASRILKTVASVEV; encoded by the coding sequence ATGGCCAAATATAAACTGGAATACCTCTGGCTCGACGGTTACACCCCCGTCCCAAACCTCCGCGGCAAAACTCAAATCAAAGAATTCGCCGATTTCCCCACCCTCGAACAACTTCCTTACTGGGGTTTCGACGGCAGCTCCACCCAACAGGCCGAAGGCAAAAGCTCCGACTGCGTTCTCAAACCCGTCGCCGTGTATCCTGACTCCACCCGCATCAACGGCGTGCTCGTCATGTGCGAAGTCATGATGCCCGACAAAGTCACCCCTCACCCAACCAACTTCCGCGCCACCATCCTTGACGATCCGGGCGCATGGTTCGGTTTCGAGCAGGAATACTTCTTCTACCAGGACGGCAAACCCATCGGTTTCCCTGAGTTCGGCTACCCAGCTCCTCAAGGCCCTTACTACACCGGCGTCGGTTTCAGCAACGTCGGCAGTGTTGCCCGTCAGATCGTCGAAGAACACCTCGACATCTGTCTCAACGCCGGCATCAACCACGAAGGCATCAACGCCGAAGTGGCCAAAGGCCAGTGGGAATTCCAGATCTTCGGCAAAGGTTCCAAAAAATGCGCCGATGAAATGTGGGTTGCCCGCTACATCCTTCAGCGTCTTTGCGAGAAATACGAAATCGACATCGAATACCATTGCAAACCTCTCGGCGCCACCGACTGGAACGGCTCCGGCATGCACGCCAACTTCTCCACCGAATACCTCCGCACCGTCGGCGGCAAAGAATACTTCGAGAAACTCATGGCCGCCTTTGAGAAATACAAAGACGAGCATATCGCCGTCTACGGACCCGACAACCACATGCGCCTCACCGGTCTGCATGAGACCCAGTCCATCGACAAGTTCAGCTACGGCATCGCCGACCGCGGCGCTTCCATTCGTGTGCCTCACAGCTTCGTCAACGACGGCTACAAAGGCTACCTTGAAGACCGCCGTCCGAACTCCCAAGGCGATCCATACGCCATCGCCTCCCGCATTCTCAAGACCGTCGCCTCAGTCGAAGTCTAA
- a CDS encoding serine/threonine protein phosphatase yields MHEIKDTQRALVRIGYDGRVHKTFRGPKAEERFANEVRVLRYLEERGCDFVPRVLEVDEESLYMVTSNCGSRVDHLGEARMAEIYQELEGFGVRHEDAFLRNITYRRSDGRFCVIDFEFATILDEVNDAEQGGKAGE; encoded by the coding sequence ATGCACGAGATCAAAGACACACAACGGGCGCTGGTGCGGATTGGGTATGACGGGAGGGTTCACAAGACTTTCCGTGGGCCAAAAGCGGAGGAGCGGTTTGCCAATGAGGTGCGGGTGTTGCGCTATCTGGAGGAGCGGGGATGTGATTTTGTGCCACGGGTGCTGGAGGTGGATGAGGAGAGTCTGTATATGGTGACGTCGAATTGCGGGTCGCGGGTGGATCATCTGGGCGAGGCGCGGATGGCGGAGATTTATCAGGAGCTGGAGGGGTTCGGGGTGCGGCATGAGGACGCGTTTTTGCGCAACATCACCTACCGGCGTTCGGATGGGCGGTTTTGTGTGATCGATTTTGAATTTGCGACGATTTTGGATGAGGTGAATGACGCTGAGCAAGGAGGCAAGGCCGGTGAGTGA
- a CDS encoding PP2C family protein-serine/threonine phosphatase, protein MTLSKEARPVSEANEGAGQMVHWSGMTHRGRVRANNEDAFLALTFDATGVRYLGKIGEASLGGADFVFAVSDGMGGAQSGEYASRIAVEKITKLLPRSFHLSAQHLASGFQDILAEVFHGIHEEMTRLSRCYEECRGMGATLSMAWFSPGWMYFGHIGDSRIYYLPKAGGIRQVTNDDSHVGWLRRQGKINEREQRTHPRKNVLQKALGADHQFVEPQVGAVGWEKGDRFLLCTDGLIDGLWDHSLDEVLRQPGSKMSAVPAQRLVEEALDASGRDNITAVVVEVGGDV, encoded by the coding sequence ATGACGCTGAGCAAGGAGGCAAGGCCGGTGAGTGAGGCAAATGAGGGGGCGGGACAGATGGTGCATTGGTCGGGCATGACCCATCGGGGGCGGGTGAGGGCGAACAACGAGGATGCGTTTCTGGCGCTGACCTTTGATGCAACAGGGGTGAGGTATTTGGGGAAAATTGGCGAGGCTTCACTGGGGGGGGCGGATTTTGTGTTCGCGGTGAGCGATGGCATGGGCGGGGCGCAGTCGGGGGAGTATGCGAGCCGGATTGCGGTGGAGAAGATCACCAAGTTGCTGCCGCGCAGTTTTCATCTTTCGGCGCAGCATCTGGCCTCGGGGTTTCAGGACATTTTGGCGGAGGTGTTTCATGGGATTCATGAAGAGATGACGAGATTGTCGCGGTGTTATGAAGAGTGCCGAGGCATGGGCGCGACGTTGTCTATGGCGTGGTTTTCACCGGGATGGATGTATTTTGGTCACATCGGGGACAGCCGGATTTATTATTTGCCAAAGGCGGGCGGGATCAGGCAGGTGACGAATGACGACTCGCACGTGGGCTGGCTGCGGAGACAGGGGAAGATCAATGAGCGGGAACAGCGGACGCATCCAAGGAAGAATGTGCTGCAGAAGGCGCTGGGGGCGGATCACCAGTTTGTGGAGCCGCAGGTGGGCGCGGTTGGCTGGGAAAAGGGCGACCGGTTTTTGTTATGCACGGATGGTCTCATCGATGGATTGTGGGATCACAGTCTGGATGAAGTGTTGCGTCAGCCGGGATCGAAGATGTCGGCAGTGCCGGCGCAGCGGTTGGTGGAGGAGGCGTTGGATGCCTCGGGAAGGGACAACATCACGGCAGTGGTGGTGGAAGTCGGAGGAGACGTGTGA
- a CDS encoding Fur family transcriptional regulator — protein sequence MSSARASKMLHDTVARCRELGLRRTWALEELLKRLIANSKPQTLADLAEAPELKDRCDKATIFRLLVRLEKHGILRRLGLHDRSAYYTLIEPGEHSDYLICTQCGVIETLDIACPVEALEARISKESGFKKLYHELEFFGVCPKCL from the coding sequence ATGTCTTCCGCCCGCGCTTCAAAAATGCTTCATGATACGGTGGCCCGCTGCCGGGAGCTGGGTTTGCGGCGAACCTGGGCATTGGAGGAATTGTTGAAGCGGTTGATTGCGAATTCCAAACCGCAGACGCTGGCGGATTTGGCGGAGGCTCCGGAATTGAAGGATCGATGTGACAAGGCGACGATTTTTAGATTGTTGGTGCGGCTGGAAAAACACGGGATTTTGCGACGTTTGGGGCTGCATGACCGGTCGGCTTATTACACGCTGATCGAGCCGGGTGAGCACAGCGATTACCTGATCTGCACGCAATGCGGGGTGATCGAGACGCTGGACATTGCCTGTCCGGTGGAGGCGCTTGAGGCCAGGATTTCGAAGGAATCAGGGTTTAAGAAGCTCTATCATGAGTTGGAGTTTTTCGGCGTTTGTCCGAAGTGTTTGTAG
- a CDS encoding redoxin domain-containing protein → MPLSIGTQAPDFTLKSKTTGDLVDVTLSASFGSKSTVLLFFPLAFTGVCTQEFCDITAGLSAYSDLNANVIGISVDSPFAQEVWANKENIGITLVSDLNKETTKAYDVLFPGLAGIGDTSARAAFVIDQSGTIQYAEQTETPKDLPNFEAIKAALAAL, encoded by the coding sequence ATGCCACTTTCCATCGGAACCCAAGCTCCAGACTTCACCCTCAAATCCAAAACCACCGGCGATCTCGTCGATGTCACCCTCAGCGCCAGCTTCGGCAGCAAAAGCACCGTCCTTCTCTTCTTCCCCCTCGCCTTCACCGGCGTGTGCACCCAGGAATTCTGCGACATCACCGCCGGACTCAGCGCTTACTCCGACCTCAACGCCAACGTCATCGGCATCAGCGTCGACAGCCCCTTCGCCCAGGAAGTTTGGGCCAACAAAGAGAACATCGGCATCACCCTGGTGAGCGACCTCAACAAAGAAACCACCAAGGCCTACGACGTCCTCTTCCCCGGTCTTGCTGGCATCGGCGACACCTCCGCCCGCGCCGCTTTTGTGATCGACCAATCCGGCACCATCCAATACGCCGAGCAAACCGAAACCCCCAAAGACCTCCCCAACTTCGAAGCCATCAAAGCCGCCCTCGCCGCTCTGTAA
- a CDS encoding nitroreductase family protein, which produces MLNDGFDVQEMTRLIRHRRSVKPVDMDPGRVVEPGLLMELLENANHAPTHGLTEPWRFTIFQGDARAELAGVMQRIYRETTPVNEFREDKMLKMGQNPLLAGAVISIGMARQAGGKIPEIEEIEAVACAVQNMHLTASAAGLGAYWSSPPLVETREFVEWLGLRTGDRCLGLFYVGWPKPGFVWPKGLRKPVEEKLIWRGELRSS; this is translated from the coding sequence ATGTTGAACGATGGTTTTGATGTGCAGGAGATGACGCGGTTGATTCGTCATCGGCGTTCGGTGAAGCCGGTGGACATGGATCCGGGTCGGGTCGTGGAGCCTGGCTTGTTGATGGAGTTGTTGGAGAATGCGAACCATGCGCCGACGCATGGATTGACGGAGCCCTGGCGGTTCACGATATTTCAGGGTGATGCGCGGGCAGAACTGGCCGGGGTGATGCAGCGGATTTATCGCGAAACGACGCCGGTGAACGAGTTTCGAGAGGACAAGATGCTGAAGATGGGGCAGAATCCGCTATTGGCTGGAGCGGTGATCAGCATCGGCATGGCGCGGCAGGCGGGAGGCAAGATTCCCGAGATTGAGGAGATCGAGGCGGTGGCGTGTGCGGTGCAGAACATGCATTTGACGGCGAGTGCGGCGGGATTGGGGGCTTACTGGTCTTCACCGCCATTGGTGGAGACGCGGGAGTTTGTGGAGTGGCTGGGACTACGGACAGGCGACCGGTGTTTGGGGCTGTTTTATGTGGGTTGGCCGAAGCCGGGTTTTGTGTGGCCGAAAGGTTTGCGCAAACCGGTGGAGGAGAAGTTGATCTGGCGGGGGGAACTGCGGAGCTCATGA
- a CDS encoding DUF456 domain-containing protein: MAWASWVLVGLLMLAGLAGTVLPVIPGHLLIFLGAAANKWLNPEQSMSWGGLILMLLLLVLAYVVDFLSGALGAKLFGGSKWAFWGVLLGGLVGLFFGLPGLIIGPLAGAFVFEVLFAKKRFTAATKSTVGTAVGTTVGLGARLLIGVGMVVWFVADVFYL; the protein is encoded by the coding sequence ATGGCGTGGGCTTCTTGGGTGTTGGTGGGGCTGTTGATGCTTGCGGGACTGGCGGGCACGGTGCTGCCAGTGATTCCGGGGCATTTGTTGATTTTTTTGGGGGCGGCGGCGAACAAGTGGTTGAATCCGGAGCAGTCGATGAGCTGGGGCGGGTTGATCTTGATGTTGTTACTGCTGGTGCTGGCTTACGTGGTGGATTTTTTGAGCGGGGCGTTGGGGGCGAAGCTTTTTGGAGGGAGCAAGTGGGCTTTCTGGGGGGTGCTGTTGGGGGGATTGGTGGGGCTGTTTTTCGGATTGCCGGGTTTGATCATTGGACCGCTGGCGGGGGCTTTTGTTTTTGAAGTGCTGTTTGCGAAAAAGCGGTTTACCGCAGCGACAAAGTCGACGGTGGGCACAGCGGTAGGGACCACGGTGGGTTTGGGGGCGAGATTGTTGATAGGAGTCGGGATGGTGGTGTGGTTTGTGGCGGATGTGTTTTACTTGTGA
- a CDS encoding Dps family protein: MATKNAPASVSADPVTASLQKLLADSYALMAQTHLAHWNVEGSDFFQLHTAFQSQYEELFTAIDEIAERVRALGAYSEGGLERLAELSELSTLPVGRLPAKDFVAHLIDGNEKVTAAAKAVENAAAEADDLETQDLAVKRRQTHQKTLWMLNSFLK, translated from the coding sequence ATGGCTACAAAAAATGCACCCGCATCAGTCTCCGCCGATCCAGTAACGGCTTCGCTTCAAAAACTCCTCGCCGACAGCTACGCGCTGATGGCACAAACCCATCTCGCTCATTGGAACGTCGAAGGCTCCGATTTCTTCCAGCTCCACACCGCGTTTCAGTCTCAATACGAAGAGTTGTTCACTGCCATCGACGAAATCGCCGAGCGCGTTCGCGCCCTTGGCGCTTACTCCGAAGGCGGACTTGAGCGCCTCGCGGAACTCTCCGAACTCTCCACCCTTCCTGTCGGTCGCCTTCCCGCCAAGGACTTCGTGGCCCATCTGATTGATGGCAACGAAAAAGTCACCGCCGCCGCCAAGGCTGTTGAAAACGCCGCCGCTGAAGCCGACGATCTCGAAACTCAAGACCTCGCCGTCAAGCGTCGTCAAACTCACCAGAAAACGCTCTGGATGCTCAACAGCTTCCTCAAATAA
- a CDS encoding ArnT family glycosyltransferase, with translation MTSLRACLFLVLLWAVVYLPGLGSQEIRGEEWRRILPGRTMLNTGEWVVPQIGGKPYLRKPPLINWISAASFKVTGVQNEWSARLPSVLTVLAAALGMFLLLRKALGGKAALVGAVFFLGMAGVVEKGRLAELEIYYIAFTGLAFAGWLAGLMRTVGRWWSWTMVGVFLGLGMLIKGPVHLLFFYTLVIGGCWGAGRWRGLFSLAHVWALVLCLGIFSAWAVPFAQEYGKMVGVSAGEVLDYWKDQIASRTTSSSEPTEVEDESMPMEGFLTRVPGAAALFLPWVLVALLGWRRRDREKAFEDEDKRRLFVGLVWGAFAGWLIMMLMPGAISRYVAPLFAPVAILAGWFLTGWWSGNGGNVGIWWRRVLLVLVVLAAAGTVVFGVMLLGSHGGVAVLGIVMAAALGVGIWWGLPQDASLLKLSTWTTLALGLGALMVVLIDMRRVEIVKPTALAMRAVMEPAEGPLYLFRLGATPYLFYLPEDAVEVVDRKTIPKGKLRWMLTDAESFERYGARLQRDHGAAEVRGEFFGTWGARETGEKMLMIRFAGSE, from the coding sequence ATGACTTCTTTGCGCGCCTGTCTGTTTCTGGTTCTGTTATGGGCCGTGGTTTATTTGCCGGGCCTGGGGAGTCAGGAGATTCGGGGGGAAGAGTGGCGAAGAATTCTTCCGGGGAGGACAATGTTGAACACGGGAGAGTGGGTGGTGCCGCAGATCGGTGGGAAGCCTTATTTGAGGAAACCGCCGTTGATCAACTGGATCAGTGCGGCGAGTTTCAAGGTCACGGGCGTGCAGAATGAGTGGTCGGCGAGATTGCCGAGCGTGCTGACGGTGCTGGCGGCGGCGTTGGGGATGTTTTTGTTGTTGAGGAAAGCGCTTGGCGGGAAGGCGGCGTTGGTGGGGGCGGTGTTCTTTCTGGGAATGGCGGGGGTGGTGGAGAAGGGTCGGCTGGCGGAATTGGAGATCTATTACATTGCGTTCACCGGACTGGCGTTTGCGGGGTGGCTGGCGGGTTTGATGCGGACCGTGGGTCGGTGGTGGTCGTGGACGATGGTGGGGGTGTTTTTGGGATTGGGGATGTTGATCAAGGGGCCGGTGCATTTGCTGTTCTTTTACACGCTGGTGATTGGTGGATGTTGGGGTGCGGGGCGCTGGCGTGGATTGTTCTCTTTGGCGCATGTCTGGGCGCTGGTGCTGTGTCTCGGGATTTTTTCGGCCTGGGCGGTGCCGTTTGCACAGGAGTATGGGAAAATGGTGGGGGTGAGCGCGGGAGAGGTGTTGGACTATTGGAAGGATCAGATCGCCAGCAGAACCACGTCCAGTTCAGAACCGACGGAAGTGGAAGATGAATCGATGCCGATGGAGGGTTTTCTGACCCGGGTTCCCGGGGCAGCGGCGTTGTTTTTGCCATGGGTGTTGGTGGCGTTGTTGGGATGGAGGAGGCGGGATCGGGAGAAGGCTTTTGAAGATGAGGATAAGCGGCGCCTGTTCGTGGGGTTGGTTTGGGGCGCCTTCGCGGGTTGGTTGATCATGATGCTGATGCCGGGGGCGATTTCGAGGTATGTGGCTCCGTTGTTTGCGCCGGTGGCGATTCTGGCCGGTTGGTTTTTGACGGGATGGTGGTCGGGAAATGGCGGAAACGTGGGAATTTGGTGGAGAAGAGTTTTGCTGGTATTGGTGGTTCTGGCCGCTGCGGGAACGGTGGTTTTTGGAGTGATGTTGTTGGGGTCGCATGGGGGCGTGGCGGTGCTGGGGATCGTGATGGCGGCTGCGTTGGGAGTGGGCATCTGGTGGGGACTTCCGCAGGATGCGTCGTTGTTGAAGTTGAGCACCTGGACCACGCTGGCCCTTGGTTTGGGGGCGTTGATGGTGGTGCTGATTGATATGAGGCGTGTGGAGATAGTGAAGCCGACGGCGTTGGCGATGCGTGCGGTGATGGAACCGGCGGAAGGGCCGTTGTATTTGTTCCGACTCGGAGCAACGCCCTATTTGTTTTATCTGCCGGAAGATGCGGTGGAGGTGGTGGATCGGAAAACGATTCCGAAAGGGAAGCTGCGTTGGATGCTGACGGATGCAGAGTCGTTTGAGCGATATGGCGCGAGATTGCAGCGGGATCACGGCGCGGCGGAGGTGCGCGGAGAATTTTTCGGAACCTGGGGGGCGCGGGAGACGGGGGAAAAGATGCTGATGATCCGATTTGCCGGAAGCGAGTGA